In Paenibacillus sp. G2S3, a single window of DNA contains:
- a CDS encoding YheC/YheD family protein, with protein MSQFKIPVHTVHSGILQENAIMLGERSMKRLKIPAHGTLQLAFGSFRQEVTIIPAPKSDSLRVSEGLARRTGWKHRQTLNASYSSVSRTLRLGPLIGVLVSRDHPDNLDRLFGPITMFCRELTNACHSQGAYVYFFTPEALETSSSSIQGWVYNEGWRKMSLPIADVINNRLTTRKVENKPSVQHFLADVKSRYGTHFFNEKFLDKTEVFEALAQDPSLKRYLPESHALNGFAVVKKMCSQYPSVFLKPVRGSLGKGILRISKDEGGGYRLLSTTSIGTRKQSYPTLAKLYQSIAPKMKTTRYQIQQGLPLMELGKRPVDFRALVQKNGTGKWGVTSIVARTAGSNHFVSNLARGGSLSTVREAVSKSSLPPGTKDSVQLQLPRAALAIARGVETFIPAHFGELGIDLALDQSGRIWLLEVNSKPSKNDNTPLNDQKIRPSVKQMILYCRYLAGL; from the coding sequence ATGTCCCAATTCAAGATCCCGGTCCATACGGTCCACTCGGGCATCCTGCAGGAAAACGCTATAATGCTTGGCGAACGATCCATGAAAAGACTCAAAATCCCGGCTCACGGAACGCTCCAGCTGGCTTTCGGCTCTTTCCGGCAGGAGGTTACCATTATCCCGGCTCCCAAATCCGACAGCCTGCGTGTAAGCGAAGGACTGGCGCGGCGGACCGGATGGAAACATCGGCAAACCCTCAACGCCTCATACAGCTCCGTAAGTCGTACCTTGCGGCTTGGACCGTTGATCGGTGTACTCGTCAGTCGTGACCATCCAGATAATCTCGACAGGCTGTTTGGACCCATTACCATGTTCTGTCGAGAATTAACAAATGCCTGCCACTCACAAGGCGCCTATGTATATTTCTTTACCCCGGAAGCGCTGGAAACAAGCAGCTCTTCCATCCAGGGCTGGGTATACAACGAGGGTTGGAGGAAAATGAGTCTGCCCATCGCCGATGTAATCAACAATCGGCTAACGACGCGAAAGGTGGAGAATAAACCTAGCGTACAGCATTTTTTGGCGGATGTAAAATCACGGTATGGAACGCATTTCTTCAACGAAAAATTTCTTGACAAGACAGAAGTATTTGAAGCTTTAGCGCAAGACCCTTCATTGAAGCGGTATTTACCGGAATCGCATGCCTTAAACGGTTTTGCTGTTGTAAAGAAAATGTGTAGCCAATATCCAAGCGTGTTTCTAAAGCCTGTACGAGGCAGTCTCGGCAAAGGCATTCTCCGAATCTCCAAAGATGAAGGCGGAGGATACCGTTTGTTATCTACTACCTCTATAGGTACACGCAAGCAAAGCTACCCGACATTAGCTAAACTGTACCAGTCCATTGCTCCCAAGATGAAGACAACGCGCTACCAGATTCAACAAGGATTGCCCTTGATGGAGCTCGGTAAGCGTCCTGTAGATTTTCGAGCACTTGTACAGAAGAATGGTACCGGAAAATGGGGCGTTACCTCCATCGTCGCTCGCACCGCTGGAAGCAATCATTTCGTTTCCAATCTAGCAAGAGGTGGCAGTCTTAGTACTGTGCGTGAAGCCGTTAGCAAGAGCAGCCTTCCTCCAGGTACCAAGGATAGCGTACAGCTTCAGCTTCCAAGAGCAGCACTTGCCATTGCAAGAGGAGTAGAAACCTTTATCCCTGCTCATTTCGGAGAGCTCGGAATCGATCTGGCACTGGATCAATCCGGACGAATATGGCTCTTGGAGGTTAACTCCAAACCTTCCAAGAACGATAATACACCGCTAAACGATCAAAAAATCAGACCGTCCGTCAAGCAAATGATTCTGTATTGCCGCTATTTGGCCGGTTTATAA
- a CDS encoding YtrH family sporulation protein, whose protein sequence is MSIFMSKAILDFFIAFGIVLGGAMVGGIGAVVSLQPPTQTMLDVADRIKIWALAAAVGGTMDPLRVIESNVIGGNLSPAIKQIMYIAFAFLGAHMGSELVKWVCGRG, encoded by the coding sequence ATGAGCATTTTTATGAGCAAAGCGATCCTCGATTTCTTTATCGCCTTTGGCATCGTACTTGGCGGAGCTATGGTCGGCGGAATCGGTGCTGTAGTATCCCTGCAACCACCGACGCAAACGATGCTAGATGTAGCAGACCGGATTAAAATATGGGCACTTGCCGCCGCTGTTGGAGGTACTATGGACCCTCTACGGGTCATTGAAAGCAATGTGATTGGAGGCAACCTCTCCCCCGCCATCAAGCAAATCATGTATATTGCCTTCGCTTTTCTCGGAGCTCATATGGGCAGCGAGCTAGTAAAATGGGTGTGCGGCAGGGGGTAA
- a CDS encoding DRTGG domain-containing protein, which translates to MEGQGDAITKHEQLLQHIESLKVGSKISVRKLAKEMLVSEGTAYRAVKEAENLGIVITKERIGTVRVEKKPRNISEQLTFGDVVDIVEGHVLGGASGLSKHLHKYVIGAMKVDAMIRYIDADSLLIVGNRDDVHSLALEQGAGVLVTGGFGTSREVKALADELDLPIISSRHDTFTVASMINRAIFDRLIKKKIMLVEDIVDSKPRLNTLKISSTVGELRQISEDTGEQRFPVTDEWNRVIGIIGRREVEDLPEGQSIEKAMVRSPVTASLHTSLASAAQIMMWEGVDFLPIVDRNRKLVGSLTRKEVLQSLRDVRNTPQLGETFDHLIWNGFADERDEEGRLFFHGFITPQMATDLGTISEGVLSTLMTLSAFKAAKDITGNDYVLDNMSTYFIRPVQIEHAIIVMPRLLEISRRTCKLEIEISYSDTLVAKAVLMLQSIDHG; encoded by the coding sequence TTGGAAGGTCAAGGCGATGCAATTACTAAACACGAGCAACTGCTGCAGCATATTGAAAGTCTTAAGGTAGGCTCCAAAATATCTGTTCGTAAGCTTGCAAAAGAAATGTTGGTCAGTGAGGGAACGGCGTATCGTGCCGTTAAGGAAGCTGAGAATCTTGGGATTGTCATTACGAAGGAACGGATTGGTACAGTACGTGTAGAAAAGAAGCCTCGTAACATTTCTGAACAGCTGACGTTTGGTGACGTGGTTGATATAGTGGAAGGTCATGTTCTCGGCGGGGCTAGCGGACTGAGTAAACATCTACATAAATATGTAATCGGGGCGATGAAGGTCGACGCGATGATTCGTTATATAGACGCAGACAGTCTGCTCATTGTGGGTAACCGCGATGATGTTCACTCCTTGGCGCTAGAGCAGGGTGCCGGAGTTCTGGTTACAGGTGGCTTCGGGACGAGCCGTGAAGTGAAGGCGTTAGCGGACGAGTTGGACCTCCCCATCATTTCATCAAGACATGACACGTTTACCGTGGCATCAATGATTAACCGAGCTATTTTTGATAGATTGATTAAGAAAAAAATCATGCTGGTAGAGGATATAGTAGACAGCAAGCCGCGTCTGAATACGTTAAAAATTTCAAGCACCGTCGGTGAGCTACGGCAGATTTCCGAGGACACCGGAGAGCAGCGTTTCCCCGTTACGGATGAATGGAATCGAGTGATTGGTATTATCGGCCGACGCGAAGTGGAGGACCTGCCGGAAGGGCAAAGTATTGAAAAGGCAATGGTCCGGAGCCCGGTTACTGCTTCTTTGCATACCTCGCTAGCCTCAGCCGCGCAAATTATGATGTGGGAGGGTGTCGATTTCCTACCCATTGTAGATCGAAACCGCAAATTGGTGGGCTCTCTGACTCGTAAAGAAGTGCTGCAAAGTTTGCGAGATGTACGTAACACGCCACAGCTTGGAGAGACCTTCGATCATCTCATCTGGAACGGTTTTGCGGATGAGCGGGATGAAGAGGGACGATTGTTTTTTCACGGCTTTATTACGCCTCAGATGGCCACAGACCTTGGTACCATTTCTGAAGGTGTATTGTCTACGCTAATGACGCTCTCTGCGTTTAAGGCAGCTAAGGATATTACAGGAAATGACTATGTATTAGATAATATGTCCACCTATTTTATTCGGCCGGTACAGATCGAACACGCGATTATTGTAATGCCGAGACTGCTCGAGATTAGTCGCCGTACATGTAAGCTTGAAATAGAGATCAGCTATTCGGATACCTTGGTAGCGAAAGCTGTCCTAATGCTGCAATCCATTGATCACGGCTAA
- a CDS encoding YheC/YheD family protein — MNTHIPDETKPVIAILTTSDKIRKFNGNRNNFRDIIRTGKEMGFLVYVVTVRDLKLEERMVNGYVPSSSGKVWYSIPVPLPQIIYNRIPTREDEEKPAVVSKIAQCLEHPGIKLYNPYFFNKWNLFEWLKGSHATSKHVPKTRRLRSANTLTAMLNNHTSLYLKPESGKAGKGIMRLKYRADTTLPYRLQIQSGKKNVTYKAASIDRLWARIGKEKGTSRYIVQQAIELATHRGRPFDLRVLLQKNGRGGWAMTGIGARLAGARSITTHVPRGGTIEEPSSMLESTFGIERAASILKNVPTTALLIARQIERASDSMLGEMSMDLGVDENGGLWFFEANSRPMKFDEPAIRKLSLERIFQYGQHLARHSK; from the coding sequence GTGAACACCCATATTCCGGATGAAACAAAACCCGTTATTGCCATACTGACAACCAGTGACAAAATAAGGAAATTTAATGGCAACCGCAATAACTTCCGGGACATCATTCGCACAGGCAAGGAAATGGGATTTCTTGTCTACGTCGTCACCGTCCGTGACTTGAAGCTTGAGGAACGGATGGTGAACGGTTATGTCCCATCATCCAGCGGAAAAGTGTGGTACAGCATTCCTGTACCTCTTCCACAAATCATCTATAACCGAATTCCTACCCGTGAGGATGAGGAGAAACCTGCTGTCGTAAGCAAAATAGCTCAATGCCTGGAGCATCCAGGCATTAAGCTTTATAATCCATATTTTTTCAATAAATGGAATCTGTTCGAATGGCTGAAAGGCTCACACGCCACCTCGAAGCATGTTCCAAAAACCAGACGTCTACGTAGCGCAAATACGCTTACCGCTATGCTAAATAATCACACTAGCCTCTACCTTAAGCCGGAGAGTGGCAAAGCAGGTAAAGGAATCATGCGTTTAAAATATCGTGCAGATACCACCTTGCCCTATCGACTCCAAATTCAAAGCGGCAAAAAAAATGTAACCTACAAAGCTGCCTCCATAGACCGCCTCTGGGCACGGATCGGAAAAGAAAAGGGAACCTCGCGCTATATCGTACAGCAGGCTATTGAGCTGGCGACTCACCGAGGACGACCATTTGATTTACGTGTCCTTCTGCAGAAAAACGGTAGAGGAGGCTGGGCCATGACCGGCATAGGTGCGCGTCTGGCTGGTGCCCGCAGCATCACCACGCATGTACCTCGCGGCGGCACTATTGAGGAGCCTTCCAGCATGCTGGAAAGCACATTTGGAATCGAAAGAGCAGCCTCCATCCTAAAAAACGTACCTACAACTGCTCTGTTAATCGCCAGACAAATTGAAAGAGCCTCTGATTCTATGCTCGGGGAGATGTCCATGGATCTCGGTGTAGATGAGAATGGAGGACTCTGGTTCTTTGAGGCAAACTCCCGGCCGATGAAATTTGATGAACCTGCGATTCGCAAGCTTTCCTTGGAACGAATCTTTCAATATGGCCAGCACTTAGCACGCCATTCCAAGTAA
- a CDS encoding YlbF family regulator, whose product MSIHDKAHELAKAIKESTEVADITNAMKLVETDPEAKAMLDNFRNGQLELQQRMMSGDMPPQEEMEKMEKLFEVLNMNLGIRRLFDAERRLSVVIEDVNKIITESLSQLYGE is encoded by the coding sequence ATGAGTATTCACGACAAAGCACATGAACTGGCGAAAGCCATTAAAGAAAGTACTGAGGTAGCGGATATCACCAACGCGATGAAACTGGTAGAAACAGATCCTGAAGCCAAAGCGATGCTCGATAACTTCCGCAATGGCCAATTGGAGCTTCAACAACGGATGATGAGCGGAGACATGCCTCCACAGGAAGAAATGGAAAAGATGGAGAAATTATTCGAGGTGCTTAACATGAATCTTGGGATTCGCCGTCTGTTCGATGCGGAACGCCGTCTAAGTGTTGTAATCGAAGATGTTAACAAAATCATTACCGAGAGCTTGTCGCAATTGTACGGCGAATAA
- a CDS encoding YheC/YheD family protein, with amino-acid sequence MPEPVLGILTLYINEAKQLEEKAVYRRMIIEGNRIGLDVFVFTPMDVHPSKEQIHALVFDPKSGKWSRKWRSFPNMIYDRCRIQRSARFQQLLRFRERYKHLLFLNRPLRNKWTIHQTFSQKSRFRPHMPETLLYHSSADLHRMLKQSPVLYIKPANGTGGRGILRIERVKDSKGGFDIQGRRQDRRIIPPRKVSASRLESIVRQWCIGGRFLVQQGIPLRLPGGRFHDYRMLVQKNGQGVWELTGMAARVGAARSVTSNLHGGGHAVRAETLLKEWLGSQDKTDKVMRTAERLGLDAAAFLEESFGALCELALDLAIDREGRIYVLEVNPKPAREVFARSGDGNTYRKALVRPLEYALWLYNNKGAPTSAKTTEE; translated from the coding sequence GTGCCAGAGCCCGTCTTAGGCATTCTTACTTTGTATATAAATGAAGCCAAGCAGCTTGAAGAAAAGGCCGTGTACCGGAGAATGATCATTGAGGGCAATCGAATCGGCTTGGATGTTTTTGTGTTTACCCCTATGGATGTCCATCCCAGCAAAGAGCAGATCCATGCCCTTGTCTTTGATCCCAAGAGCGGGAAATGGTCACGCAAATGGCGTTCCTTCCCGAACATGATTTACGACCGTTGCCGTATCCAGCGCAGCGCACGCTTTCAACAGTTGCTTCGTTTCCGTGAACGTTATAAACATTTGCTGTTTCTGAATCGTCCACTGCGCAATAAATGGACCATTCACCAAACATTTTCACAAAAGAGCCGCTTCCGGCCGCATATGCCGGAAACATTACTGTATCACTCCTCTGCGGATCTGCACCGCATGTTAAAACAGAGCCCGGTACTCTATATCAAGCCAGCAAACGGAACAGGTGGACGCGGTATCCTTAGAATTGAGCGGGTAAAGGACAGTAAAGGGGGATTTGATATTCAGGGTCGCCGCCAGGATCGCCGGATTATTCCCCCCCGCAAAGTCTCTGCCTCCCGATTGGAGTCCATCGTGCGACAATGGTGTATTGGTGGACGTTTCCTCGTCCAACAGGGGATTCCACTACGCCTGCCTGGCGGACGTTTCCATGATTATCGCATGCTCGTTCAAAAGAATGGGCAAGGTGTCTGGGAACTAACAGGCATGGCGGCAAGGGTTGGTGCGGCCCGAAGCGTAACCTCCAATCTTCATGGCGGTGGGCACGCCGTTCGAGCGGAAACGCTGCTGAAGGAATGGCTAGGTAGTCAAGATAAGACCGATAAGGTCATGAGAACTGCCGAAAGGTTAGGACTTGATGCCGCTGCCTTCCTGGAAGAAAGTTTCGGAGCCTTATGTGAACTTGCACTGGATCTTGCCATTGATCGAGAAGGAAGAATCTATGTGCTGGAGGTTAATCCAAAGCCTGCCCGTGAAGTGTTCGCCCGATCAGGGGACGGCAACACCTATCGCAAAGCACTAGTGCGCCCTTTGGAATATGCGTTATGGCTATATAATAACAAGGGTGCTCCCACCTCAGCTAAGACAACTGAGGAATAA
- a CDS encoding GNAT family N-acetyltransferase gives MQISSIYDTDAKKWKSRLTGLLEFIREHGERRITNQACKVMARLTPEQLSEPGVSLLVATVRGQNGRQLAGVSFVSGFGEEACLVAVHPLYRNRHTGTALMAAQLKRLGRLECSVASDNTASLKMCFNVGLAAVALTSGPTGKPTLLIRSPQNTVSTTNSPQEGELLCQSPS, from the coding sequence ATGCAGATATCCTCTATCTACGACACTGATGCTAAAAAGTGGAAATCGCGGCTAACCGGACTGCTTGAGTTTATAAGAGAGCATGGGGAGCGTCGGATTACAAACCAGGCTTGCAAGGTAATGGCCCGATTAACTCCAGAACAGTTGTCAGAGCCGGGTGTCTCGCTGCTTGTCGCCACCGTACGCGGTCAGAATGGGCGCCAGCTAGCAGGAGTAAGCTTCGTATCCGGTTTCGGTGAAGAGGCTTGTCTCGTTGCCGTACATCCCTTATACCGAAATAGGCATACCGGCACCGCCCTTATGGCCGCCCAGTTAAAGCGTTTAGGCCGTCTGGAATGCAGTGTTGCCAGCGATAATACAGCCAGTCTGAAAATGTGTTTCAATGTTGGTCTTGCCGCAGTGGCGCTTACTAGTGGCCCTACTGGCAAGCCAACTTTATTGATCCGGTCACCACAGAATACCGTCAGTACTACAAACTCTCCACAAGAAGGTGAACTCCTGTGCCAGAGCCCGTCTTAG
- a CDS encoding YheC/YheD family protein, which translates to MSLTFCNVHFTKQPQRVVYVSGALMKSLKLTGKKNIRLRLGKDAIPTMIKPIKRAGNHLFLATGVKSAIKVPKSGGIYLRNLQNDEVQLGPLVGVLSDGPASSAQPFGSRTGFIKQLLREGSNKCYIFAFMPRDINWQQEQVYGYFLTAGGKFERKMVPLPDVVYNRLPSRRAETSPYINQLRERFMRKKIPYFNWSFFNKADIYRLLENDGAASRYVPETHSNPSTEKMREMLDHHHFVYYKPSAGSLGHGIYRLTYLPKKGYFARYRKGGKNVLLRFTTFESLMRMLRSRHGQGLQNYVVQQGIRLIEIDGCPIDFRFHMHKNGSNQWIVVGIGAKKAGRGSVTTHLKNGGALLTPQQALGRVFGARADEVLQRAKSTAVKLAESLEIQHRHLLGEIGFDLGIDQDEDIWMFEANAKPGRSIFRHPSLRAEGKASIEHILEHCLYLSKFRRRDEM; encoded by the coding sequence ATGAGTCTCACTTTTTGCAATGTGCATTTCACTAAGCAGCCCCAAAGAGTTGTATATGTATCAGGTGCACTGATGAAAAGCTTGAAATTAACCGGGAAGAAGAACATACGTTTAAGACTCGGTAAAGATGCCATCCCGACCATGATCAAGCCCATCAAGCGCGCCGGAAATCATCTATTCCTCGCTACTGGCGTAAAGAGTGCTATCAAGGTTCCGAAATCTGGTGGTATCTATTTACGCAACCTTCAAAACGACGAAGTACAGCTCGGACCTTTAGTCGGTGTATTGTCCGATGGGCCAGCATCTTCAGCTCAGCCCTTCGGTTCTCGCACTGGCTTTATAAAGCAATTACTGCGGGAAGGTAGTAACAAATGTTATATATTTGCCTTTATGCCTCGTGATATTAACTGGCAACAGGAGCAGGTCTATGGTTATTTCTTAACCGCAGGCGGCAAATTCGAACGCAAAATGGTTCCTCTACCGGATGTTGTCTACAATCGGCTACCCAGTCGGAGAGCGGAGACTTCACCTTATATCAATCAGCTACGCGAACGTTTTATGCGCAAGAAAATCCCTTACTTCAACTGGAGCTTTTTCAATAAAGCCGATATCTATCGGTTACTAGAGAATGACGGAGCTGCAAGCCGTTATGTCCCTGAAACACACAGCAATCCTTCTACCGAAAAAATGAGAGAAATGCTGGATCACCATCATTTTGTATACTACAAGCCTTCCGCGGGCAGTCTGGGTCACGGGATTTACCGACTTACCTATCTGCCTAAAAAAGGGTATTTTGCCCGCTACCGCAAGGGTGGAAAAAACGTACTTCTGCGCTTCACCACCTTTGAAAGCCTTATGCGGATGCTTCGTTCGCGGCACGGTCAAGGTCTGCAAAATTATGTAGTCCAACAAGGAATACGTTTGATTGAAATTGATGGCTGCCCCATTGATTTCCGATTCCATATGCATAAAAACGGTAGTAATCAATGGATTGTAGTCGGTATTGGCGCTAAAAAAGCCGGCCGAGGCAGTGTCACCACTCACCTCAAAAACGGTGGGGCTTTGCTTACACCACAACAGGCGCTCGGTCGTGTATTCGGCGCCAGAGCAGATGAAGTATTGCAGCGTGCAAAGAGTACCGCCGTTAAACTGGCAGAATCCTTAGAAATCCAGCATCGTCATTTGCTCGGTGAAATTGGCTTTGATCTCGGAATTGATCAGGATGAAGACATCTGGATGTTCGAGGCCAACGCCAAACCAGGACGTTCCATCTTCCGTCATCCCTCCCTGCGCGCTGAGGGCAAAGCTTCCATCGAGCACATTCTGGAGCATTGTCTATACCTCAGCAAATTCCGCAGGAGGGATGAGATGTGA
- a CDS encoding YtpI family protein, producing the protein MVLFIKYLLFVLLVIFVIGAAVFSLSSRRALNPQAKGLKRSVMNVMLGAMLVTLSLISMFLFRGSTINIIVEAVFLLIGIFNIFSGLRSYSYYNRSRSQEQHQSKA; encoded by the coding sequence ATGGTTTTATTTATCAAGTACTTATTGTTTGTCCTGCTGGTGATCTTTGTAATCGGTGCCGCTGTGTTCAGCTTATCCTCTCGCCGTGCCTTAAATCCCCAAGCTAAGGGGCTAAAACGCTCCGTCATGAATGTAATGCTAGGCGCAATGCTCGTAACGCTCTCCCTGATTTCCATGTTTCTGTTTCGCGGCTCCACCATTAATATCATTGTTGAAGCTGTCTTTCTTCTGATCGGTATATTCAACATCTTCTCAGGACTACGTAGTTATAGTTATTACAACCGTAGCCGAAGCCAGGAACAACATCAGTCAAAAGCCTAG
- a CDS encoding YheC/YheD family protein has product MTETAMGFLGIMTGRRHGNPPIAEPEFCSHLCRAAPRYNLNVLVFHPDGVAADGSSITGYTWKDGSWHNTTTTPPDIIYNRCFYNNPKERKEASSALSFLHRSLPWSRGLPDKWGVYEILKRSQRAAILLPETALYTGTRKLSNMLAEREYGVFLKPKAGSHGKRTLHAILQNRRSGGGIRVRGRDGANTPFQYVFSSQDEGLNWIHEFIGTRRYIIQPYLHLTNRKGQPFDVRVLMQKNGLGRWDLTGMAVRLGNHGSLTSNLHGGGTAVPTLPFLLAEYGQDGKDIMQELATEAAYLPPLLEAACGRLGELGLDFGIDSSGRIHLLEANSKPGRTVFRLTGDRRAAKLAAENPLSYARHLLLKQRRIPSLSTDSSVINGRMITMVPKEDS; this is encoded by the coding sequence ATGACTGAAACAGCTATGGGGTTCCTCGGCATTATGACGGGCCGTCGCCACGGGAATCCTCCGATTGCCGAGCCAGAATTTTGCAGTCATTTATGCCGTGCAGCTCCGCGATATAACCTTAATGTCCTCGTATTTCATCCGGACGGAGTAGCGGCAGACGGGTCATCCATAACCGGTTATACATGGAAAGATGGAAGCTGGCACAATACGACCACTACGCCACCAGATATCATTTATAATCGTTGTTTTTACAATAATCCGAAAGAAAGAAAAGAAGCTTCGTCTGCTCTCTCTTTCCTTCACCGCTCACTACCTTGGTCACGAGGTTTACCTGATAAATGGGGCGTATACGAAATCTTGAAGCGCAGCCAAAGAGCAGCTATTTTACTGCCGGAAACTGCACTCTATACTGGTACACGCAAGTTAAGCAATATGCTCGCTGAAAGAGAATATGGGGTCTTCCTAAAACCCAAAGCAGGCTCTCATGGCAAACGTACATTGCATGCCATACTGCAGAACAGACGCTCTGGAGGAGGCATAAGAGTACGAGGGCGCGATGGGGCAAATACACCCTTTCAATACGTATTCAGCTCGCAGGATGAAGGACTGAACTGGATTCATGAATTTATCGGCACACGCCGCTATATTATACAGCCTTATCTGCATCTAACTAATCGTAAGGGGCAACCGTTCGATGTGCGTGTATTGATGCAAAAGAATGGCCTCGGTCGCTGGGATCTTACTGGCATGGCCGTTCGGCTGGGTAATCATGGTTCACTGACTTCGAACCTGCATGGCGGTGGAACTGCGGTTCCTACCTTGCCCTTTTTGCTTGCAGAATATGGTCAGGACGGAAAAGACATCATGCAGGAGCTTGCTACAGAAGCTGCATACTTGCCTCCTCTTCTGGAGGCTGCATGCGGTAGGCTTGGAGAACTCGGCCTAGATTTCGGTATTGATTCGAGCGGTCGGATTCATTTACTAGAAGCAAATTCCAAGCCAGGGCGCACGGTATTCCGGCTGACGGGCGACCGCCGGGCTGCTAAGCTCGCCGCCGAGAATCCACTGTCTTATGCGCGCCATCTGCTACTCAAACAGCGACGGATACCATCCCTATCTACGGACAGCTCCGTTATAAACGGGAGAATGATAACAATGGTTCCTAAGGAGGATTCATAA